The following DNA comes from Rhodopseudomonas boonkerdii.
GCCGACCCGGACCAGGATTCGTTCCGGCCCGGCCTGCAGCACACCGGACGGCGTGATCGCATTCTGGGCCTGCAGCGACGAGATGACCGCCTGCTGGTCGATACCGAGCGCGGCAATCTTGCTGGTCGAGAATTCGAGATAGATGACTTCGTTCTGCGCACCGACGATATCAACGCGGCCCACATTCGGAACCTGCAAAACCTTGGCGCGCACCTCTTCGACGCGATCGCGCAACTGGCGCTGCGTCAGACCATCGCTCGTGAACGCGTAGATGTTGCCATAAACATCGCCGAAGCGGTCATTGAATCCGGGACCAATCACGCCGCTCGGAAAATCCTGCTTGATGTCGGCGATCATATTGCGGACGCGGAGCCAGGTCGGCACCACGTCGCGTGCTTTGGTGTCGTCGCGCAGGTTGACGAAGATGGTAGTCTCGCCGGGCACCGTCAGACTCTTGGTGTAGTCGAGCGACTCCAGTTCCTCGAGCTTCTTCTCGATCCGCTCGGTGACCTGTTTGGTGACTTCCTCCGCGGAAGCACCCGGCCATTTAGCCTGGATCACCATGGTTTTGATCGTGAAAGCGGGATCTTCCTCGCGGCCAAGGTGAAGGTAGGCGAACAACCCCGTCACCATGAATGCGATCATGAAGTACCAGACCAGTGCACGGTGATGCAGGGCCCAGTCTGAGAGATTGAAAGGCTTCACGCGTCTTCCTTTTCCAGCCGGACTTTCTGGCCTTCCTTGAGATGATGCACCCCCGCCGTGACGACGCGCATGCCGTCATCGATACCGCTGGTGACCGTCACGGAGCCGTCCTCATTCGCAACGACCACGACATCGCGCGCCGTGACCGACTTGCTGCCGGGATCGACGATCCAGACCCGCGACTTGCCGTCCTGCGTGAGGATGGCGGCGGCCGGCAGCCTGAAACCGTGCCGGGAGTTACCGGGGATGTAGGTCGTGACCGTGGATCCCAGTCGAAACGTGTCGGGCGGCGAGTCGAGCGTGACCCGCACCCGGCTCAGGCGGGTCTGCGAATCGAATTGCGGGCCGATCTCGCGAACCTTGCCTTCGACGCGCGTTTTCGGATCGATTTGCAAACTGACGGTCAGCGGCATTCCGACTTCAAGCCTGCTTGCCAGTTCGACCGCGATATCGATAACCGCCTCGCGCACATCGGGCCGAGCCACGGTCACCACGGTTTGCCCCGGCGCAACGATCTGGCCAACCTGCGCGCCAACGGCCGCGACGACGCCGGCATAATCGGCAATACTCTTAGTGTAAGTGAGCTGTTCGCGCGCCTTGGCCAGATCGGCTTGGGCGCGGACGACGCCGGCTTGGGCGGATGCATAGCTTTGTTCGGCGGAATCGAGGGTCGCCTGGGTGTTAGCTCCGGTTTCGATCAGTGTGCGCTGCCGGGTCACCGTGCCGGTCGCATTCAACAGCGACCCCTGCGCTGTCGTCAGCGCGCCCTGTAGCGACCGCACCGCCATTTCAGCCGCAGTCGCATCGATCGCCGCCAACAGCTGGCCTTTGGTGACGCTATCCCCGACATTGACCGGCCGCGCGACCAACCGGCCAAGAACGCGGAATCCGTAATCGGTCTGATACCTTGGCTGGACCGTTCCGACGACGCCGATGGTGGCCGCGCCCAGGGGCGAGACAACCATCGAGAGGACCGGCCGAACCGGTTCGGGCGCGGCTGCTTTCTCGCCGCATCCCGCGAGCAATCCAGCCATGAGAAGTGCAACGGCAGTTCTGCCGGCGGTGACGGCGCGTGTCATAGCTCGATCCCCGCATAGGTGACGATGGCGCCCGGCCGCAGCATTTTTCCGCTCGAGATGACGATGCGCTCGCCAATGGTGAGCCCGTGCGAGACAACGAAAGAGTCGGTTTCGTAACTCTCGACCACGATATCGCGCAGCGACACGGCATGGGTTTTCGAATCGATGACCCAGACCGCCGGGCCGGCGGCCGACGATGTCATGGCTGCCGATGGCAGAATGATCTTGTCGGTCGACCTGGTGATCCCCTCACCTACGACCGCGCTGCCGAGGGTCATTTCCTTCGGGACATTCAGAATTTCCATCTTGACTTTGACGGTGCCGCTTTTCGGATCCACCGTGGGCGAAATCTCCCGAGGCCGGGCGCGCGCCGTTATCTTTGGATTCGACACGAGCGAGACCTGAATACTGTCGCCGTCCAGCTTCTGCAGGAAGATCGCTTCATAGACATCGAACACGGCGTCGCGCGCACCATCCTCAGCAAGCGTGTAGGACGACTGGGACGATTGGGACACTTGCCCGACCTCGACGTTACGGGCTGTGATGATACCCGAGGCACTTGCGCGCAGCGTGGTGTAGCCAAGCGCGTCGGTCGCCGTCCCCAACTGGGCCTTCGACGCTTCCAGCCCGCCTTGAGCAGCGTTCAACGCCTGCTGCGCCTGATCGTAGGACACGCGCGTGGTGAAACCGCTGGTCATCAGTGTTTTCTGACGCTCGAAATTTGCCATCGCGACGCGCAGCTGGGCTTCGGACGATGTCACGGCAGCTTTCGCGCTCTCAACGTCGGCCAGTTGTTCGGTCGGATCGATCTTCGCCAGGATGTCGCCCGCATTGACATGGGCGCCCACATCGACGAAGCGCTCGGTCACCCGACCGGTCACCTGAAAAGCGAGATCGCTGGTGACGCGCGCCTCGACCTCCCCACTGAGCCTGATCGATGTCTGGCGGGGCTGCAGGCGAACGATCTCGGAGTTCACCAAGATTGGCGCGCGCGCCACATCCGGCGCGCGCTCGCACCCGACCAGCAGAACCAACAGCAACAACGGCGTGATCTTGAAACAAAATTTCATCTAAGGCACTCAGTGAGCGATCACTCACTATATTTGACTAACCCGAAAGTCAATAGCATTCTTCACGCGAACCGTTTAAGGTCCGCCTATGACTTCCGACATGAAGAAGCGCGCCCGCCGCAAAGCGGAGCGGCCAACCGAGATCCTTGACGCGGCTTTCGAGGAATTCGTCAAAACCGGCTATTCGGCGACACGTCTGGAGGACGTCGCCAGACGCGCGGGCGTCACCAAAGGCACGATCTATTTCTATTTCGAGACCAAAGAGCGCGTCTTTCAGGAGATGATGCGGCACAAGTCGCAAGACCTGTTACCTGACCTTGATCGTCTCGCCAGTCAGCTCGAGGGATCTTACGCGGAACGTTTTCGCAAGCTTGTGGTGTTCTTTTTCGGGAGGATCGCAGAAGATCGTGCGGAGCGCGAGACGCTTAGGCTCCTGATTGCGGAAGGTTCGCGCTTTCCTGATATGGTGGACAAGTACTACGAAGAATTCGTGCAGCCGGTCATCGATCATTTCAAACGCATCATCGAGGCCGGCGTCACCGCCGGAGAATTCCGGGCGGCACCAGCAAACTCGTTTGCGGAATTGGTCGCCAGTCCGGCGCTGTTGTTGAGCATCTGGACCATGCTGTTCGGAACGCGGCGCCAACTCGATATCACCGCTTTCACGGAAGCGAGCATCGATCTACTCATGAAGGGTATCGAAAACCCTCGTCGCGATATCCGTCCAGCCACTCGCCACTGACGCTGCATGATCGGAGGTTCTTGTCTCGGGTCACTCCAGCTATGACTTCCCGCGCGACGCGAAAGCGCGGCGGCCGATCCGGCCGTTTACGGATCGATTTCATGGCAACCGAGGGGCCGCCGATAGCAATGGAGTACATGATCCCCGACGGTTTTGGCTTCGGCGGCGTCAACGCCAGCGCACTATTCCGAAGCTGGACAGATCAGATCGACAGGACCACGGGAGCGGCCCGCGGCTAAGCCTCAGCAATCCATCATCCGGCACGAAAGAGGAGCTGCCCCATGAACAAGAACAGCCTGCTTGGAATCTATGATTCCGCGCGCGCCAGCATGACCGCGACTGTGCGGAAAGCGATCGAAAGAGGCGATACGCCCGGAAAACAATGACTTTATGTTGGCCGCCTGCAAACCAGATCAATTTCGATCAACGCATCGTAAGCGAGGCCGGTGACACCGACGCAAGTTCGCGCCGGAAGGCGATCAGGCGGGAAATAGCTGCGATAGGTGTCGTTCATCGCGGCATAATCATCCTTGAAGCGCGTCAGATAGATGCGCGACATCACGATATGCTCGAAACCCAGATCTAGCCCCTTCAGCACCACAAGCAGATTGTCCATCACAGCGCGGGTCTGCGCCTCGATGCCATCGGGCAGGACACCCGGCGTCGCCGGCGTATCGGGCATCTGGCCGGTGACGAAAACAAAACCGTCGGTCTCGACCGCATGGCTGAACGGCGCAACCGGCTTCGGTCCGCCGGATATCATATGAAACAGCAACGACGTCTCCTCGTCTGATATCTAGTTATTCGGTGCGGCGTCGAATACGCGCTTGCTGAGAATGGCATGGACGCCCCAATTGCCGTCCACCACCTGCGTGACGCCGAAATCTACCGCCACCGACATCAAAGCAATTGCCTCGTCCTCGCTGAGACCTTTGACGTTCATGAGGAAACGCCGCATCTTGCGAAATGCATCCTTCATGGCGAGATCGAGCGACGACGTCGCATAGACCTCGCTCTGCCCTTTTGCGCCGAATTCGGCGAGATAGTTGGGATGACTGAAGCCCATCAGCACCCAGTCGCTCCCGGTCTCGATCAAGGGGTAGCTGAGATCGGCGAAAGGCTGGTTGATAAGGTCGTTCTTCTTATGCAGGATCACCTGGAAGGTGCCGGTCATCGAACATTCGATGGCGGTGCCGCCGAGTTCACCGTCGCCCTGCGCCGCATGGGGATCGCCCACCGAGAGTAGCGCGCCGGGCACCGACACCGGCAAATACACCGTCGATCCCTTGCCAAGCCGCCAATTGTCGAGATTCCCGCCGAAGTAAGCGGGCGGGACGGAATCGACGAGATCGGCCTCACGCGGCGCAAGCGCGATGACGCCGAAATGCGGCCGCAGCGGAATCCGGATGCCGTCGAGCACATCATGGCGTCGCCGCACCGAAGACGGCGGGATCGGAATGCCCGGATAGTCATAGGTTGTATGCAGCGTCCCGAACGGATCGGTCTGCGGTTGCCAACGATAGGAATACAGCGCCCGTGCATGCGGTTCATCGGCATTATTGACGATCTCATAGATCGTCACCGCTTCATGCGCGTTTTGCTCGGCGAGGAACTCCTTGTAATGATAACCCCACCATGCCGCGACACTGCTGCCGAATACGCGTCCTTCAAAATCAGGATTGCGGCTCGGGCGCGGCACAATGTCGAGGATGCGGATCTCGAGCACATCGCCGGGCTGTGCGTCCTTCACCGCGACCGGCCCCGTGCAGATATGCACGCCAAACCCCTCCCCTGCGCCACGACCGTAAATCGAAGCATCGAGTGGCCCGGCGCCACGACGATCGACATTCTTCTGATCGCGCGTCCAGTGAAACACGCTCTCAGCGCCGGCGTCGCCCTTAATCATGCGCTCAGGATCATCCGAAGCGTGCTGGGTAAGCGTCTCGATGGTGATGGTATCGCCGGAACCGATCTCGATCTGCGGCGGCAGGGAACGGCTGAAGTAGCCCCAATGCACACGCGATGCGTCCGCCGTCAGTTGATGATGGCGCGGCACCCCCTCGATCTGGGCGCGCTCGATCGCGGAACGCGTCGCAATCTGCCCGGCCGTCGCGGCATGCTGACTACGCAACTGCGCCAACGCCTGCTGCGGCCAGCCCCGCTGCCCGGCTGCTGTCGCTGAAGGGCTCTGTCGCTCGGCCTCGTGCTGACGGAACTCGCGCGGCGACAGACCAAAACGCTGGCGGAAAGCGCGACTGAAATGTGCGGAGTCGTTGAAGCCGGCGCGGAACGCGATCTCAGAGATCGAATGATCCGCCTCCGCCGGATTTGACAGATCCGCCCAGGTCCGTTGCAGTCGCCTTTCGCGGAGATAGTTGGTAAAACTGCTGCCGGTGCCCTCGAACAGTTTCTGTAGATAGCGTTCGGAAATGCCTTCGACACTTGCGATTTTTGCCGGCGTCAGATCGGGATCGTCGAGCCGCCGCTCAATCGTCTGGCACAGGCGATGCAGCGTCGCCGCCTTGGTTGCGCTGCCACTGCCGAGTTCGCTTGTGACCTCATTCTGAGGGCGCAAGAAGGTCGGCAGCAGATCGGAAAGGCTGTGTGCGAGTGCAGCCCATTCCAGATTCGATAACGTTTCGAGATCGCGCGCAGCCAATTCCATCATCCGCGCGAACACGTCACTCAAGCCGCCGGGCGCCATAACGCGCACCTCGTCATCTGGCGCCGCACGGCGGCCATATAGCGGTTCTGACGTTACCGACAGCAGCACCGCGCGCATTTCCCGTTGAAATGAGACGCTCCAGTCTCCCTTACGCGGCAGCAGCAACAAGTGCCCGGCCGCCACGATCTGGTGGCCGACCGCGGTCTTCAGCGCGACACCATCCTCAATGGGAAGCAGCACCAGCGGATGATCGGCCGCAACCTCACTCCATGACGATACCGCTTGCGGTCCGGCCGAGAGTCTGGCCAATGTCACGCCCTGACAACTGCGGCGTGCCGCGGTGGCGTGGCCAGCATGCGTGGCGGTCACCGCCGTCGGCTGCAGGCCGACCGACGCCAGAACGTCCCGCCAGGCTTCGGGACGGTCACCCTCGGAGTAGGATTCACTGGTAAACGGACGGAGGCTCATGCATCGACCTTCATAGCCGAAGCGAAGCAACCTCCGTGCCATCCCGAAGGATACCGCGCCCTGCCCGGCCAGATGCCCGATCATGCCTTTTCCGCGGCCACGCGTTGAAAGCGATGTGCCGTCATATGCTTAGTCGCAGCGAAACACGTTCTTGCGGATCGTCCCATGCACGCCCCAATTGGCATCCACCACCTGAGTCACGCCGAAATCAGCCCCCACCGACATCAGTGAGATCGCCTCGTCCTCGCTCAGCTTGTGGACGGTCATCAGGAAGCGCCTGAGCTTGCGGAAGGCGTCGCGCATAGCGCGGTCGAGACTGGAATGATTGGCAATTTCGACTTGGGCATTGGCGCCGAGTTCAGCGAGATAGTTCGGATAGGTGAAACCATAGACCGACCACGCATCCGGCGTTTCCAGCATCGGATGGGTCAACCCCTCGAGCTTTGTTCCACCGAGATCGCGATGCTTGTGCAAGATAAATTCGAAATCGCCGGTGAGCGAGGTCTCGATCGCAGTGCCGCCCAGCTCGCTGTCCCCCTGGGCGGCG
Coding sequences within:
- a CDS encoding acetamidase/formamidase family protein; its protein translation is MSLRPFTSESYSEGDRPEAWRDVLASVGLQPTAVTATHAGHATAARRSCQGVTLARLSAGPQAVSSWSEVAADHPLVLLPIEDGVALKTAVGHQIVAAGHLLLLPRKGDWSVSFQREMRAVLLSVTSEPLYGRRAAPDDEVRVMAPGGLSDVFARMMELAARDLETLSNLEWAALAHSLSDLLPTFLRPQNEVTSELGSGSATKAATLHRLCQTIERRLDDPDLTPAKIASVEGISERYLQKLFEGTGSSFTNYLRERRLQRTWADLSNPAEADHSISEIAFRAGFNDSAHFSRAFRQRFGLSPREFRQHEAERQSPSATAAGQRGWPQQALAQLRSQHAATAGQIATRSAIERAQIEGVPRHHQLTADASRVHWGYFSRSLPPQIEIGSGDTITIETLTQHASDDPERMIKGDAGAESVFHWTRDQKNVDRRGAGPLDASIYGRGAGEGFGVHICTGPVAVKDAQPGDVLEIRILDIVPRPSRNPDFEGRVFGSSVAAWWGYHYKEFLAEQNAHEAVTIYEIVNNADEPHARALYSYRWQPQTDPFGTLHTTYDYPGIPIPPSSVRRRHDVLDGIRIPLRPHFGVIALAPREADLVDSVPPAYFGGNLDNWRLGKGSTVYLPVSVPGALLSVGDPHAAQGDGELGGTAIECSMTGTFQVILHKKNDLINQPFADLSYPLIETGSDWVLMGFSHPNYLAEFGAKGQSEVYATSSLDLAMKDAFRKMRRFLMNVKGLSEDEAIALMSVAVDFGVTQVVDGNWGVHAILSKRVFDAAPNN
- a CDS encoding efflux RND transporter periplasmic adaptor subunit, translating into MTRAVTAGRTAVALLMAGLLAGCGEKAAAPEPVRPVLSMVVSPLGAATIGVVGTVQPRYQTDYGFRVLGRLVARPVNVGDSVTKGQLLAAIDATAAEMAVRSLQGALTTAQGSLLNATGTVTRQRTLIETGANTQATLDSAEQSYASAQAGVVRAQADLAKAREQLTYTKSIADYAGVVAAVGAQVGQIVAPGQTVVTVARPDVREAVIDIAVELASRLEVGMPLTVSLQIDPKTRVEGKVREIGPQFDSQTRLSRVRVTLDSPPDTFRLGSTVTTYIPGNSRHGFRLPAAAILTQDGKSRVWIVDPGSKSVTARDVVVVANEDGSVTVTSGIDDGMRVVTAGVHHLKEGQKVRLEKEDA
- a CDS encoding RidA family protein; this translates as MLFHMISGGPKPVAPFSHAVETDGFVFVTGQMPDTPATPGVLPDGIEAQTRAVMDNLLVVLKGLDLGFEHIVMSRIYLTRFKDDYAAMNDTYRSYFPPDRLPARTCVGVTGLAYDALIEIDLVCRRPT
- a CDS encoding TetR/AcrR family transcriptional regulator, which codes for MKKRARRKAERPTEILDAAFEEFVKTGYSATRLEDVARRAGVTKGTIYFYFETKERVFQEMMRHKSQDLLPDLDRLASQLEGSYAERFRKLVVFFFGRIAEDRAERETLRLLIAEGSRFPDMVDKYYEEFVQPVIDHFKRIIEAGVTAGEFRAAPANSFAELVASPALLLSIWTMLFGTRRQLDITAFTEASIDLLMKGIENPRRDIRPATRH
- a CDS encoding efflux RND transporter periplasmic adaptor subunit, giving the protein MKFCFKITPLLLLVLLVGCERAPDVARAPILVNSEIVRLQPRQTSIRLSGEVEARVTSDLAFQVTGRVTERFVDVGAHVNAGDILAKIDPTEQLADVESAKAAVTSSEAQLRVAMANFERQKTLMTSGFTTRVSYDQAQQALNAAQGGLEASKAQLGTATDALGYTTLRASASGIITARNVEVGQVSQSSQSSYTLAEDGARDAVFDVYEAIFLQKLDGDSIQVSLVSNPKITARARPREISPTVDPKSGTVKVKMEILNVPKEMTLGSAVVGEGITRSTDKIILPSAAMTSSAAGPAVWVIDSKTHAVSLRDIVVESYETDSFVVSHGLTIGERIVISSGKMLRPGAIVTYAGIEL